A part of Microbulbifer sp. MI-G genomic DNA contains:
- the fabV gene encoding enoyl-ACP reductase FabV, which produces MIIQPKVRGFICTNAHPQGCAANVREQIAYIQSQPAIEKGPKRVLVVGASTGYGLASRITAAFACGAKTLGVFFEKPPTDKRTASAGYYNAAAFEAEAHRAGLYARSINGDAFSDSVKAQAIETIKEDLGQVDLVVYSLASPRRTDPKTGTLYSSVLKPIGKSYTAKNLNTDKLEISDITVEPASEEEITSTVKVMGGEDWELWMQALGDAGVLAENCKTVAYTYIGDKLTWPIYGHATIGKAKEDLDRAARAISTSGRAAANVAVLKALVTQSSSAIPVMPLYISLIYKVMKEEGTHEGCIEQLYRLFTEGLYTDTPRLDGHNRLRMDDRELRRETQAKIEKLWPAVTAENLFDLTDFKGYQEDFLKLFGFGVEGIDYNADTEPQVEAEFRA; this is translated from the coding sequence ATGATCATCCAGCCGAAAGTACGCGGGTTTATTTGTACCAATGCCCATCCTCAGGGCTGTGCAGCCAACGTGCGCGAACAGATTGCGTATATCCAGTCGCAGCCGGCCATTGAGAAGGGCCCCAAGCGGGTATTGGTTGTCGGTGCCTCCACCGGCTACGGGCTGGCCTCGCGAATTACCGCCGCCTTTGCGTGCGGCGCCAAAACCCTGGGGGTTTTCTTCGAGAAACCACCAACAGACAAACGCACTGCCTCCGCCGGTTATTACAATGCCGCTGCTTTCGAGGCCGAGGCGCACAGGGCGGGACTCTATGCCAGGAGCATTAATGGTGATGCCTTCTCCGACAGTGTGAAGGCCCAGGCCATCGAGACGATTAAAGAGGATCTGGGGCAGGTGGACCTGGTTGTTTACAGCCTGGCTTCGCCGCGCCGTACCGACCCCAAAACCGGTACACTGTACAGTTCGGTACTAAAGCCCATTGGCAAATCCTACACCGCCAAAAACCTCAATACTGACAAGCTGGAAATCTCCGATATCACCGTCGAGCCTGCCTCTGAGGAGGAGATCACCTCTACAGTGAAAGTGATGGGTGGCGAGGACTGGGAGCTGTGGATGCAGGCCCTCGGTGATGCCGGTGTACTGGCGGAGAACTGCAAAACGGTGGCCTACACCTATATCGGTGACAAGCTCACCTGGCCGATTTACGGCCATGCCACTATCGGCAAAGCCAAGGAGGACCTGGACCGTGCGGCAAGGGCGATCAGCACGAGTGGCCGCGCCGCCGCCAATGTGGCAGTGCTCAAAGCCCTGGTGACCCAGTCCAGTTCTGCTATCCCGGTCATGCCCTTGTATATCTCCCTGATCTATAAAGTGATGAAGGAGGAGGGGACCCATGAGGGCTGTATCGAGCAGCTGTATCGCCTCTTTACCGAAGGGCTCTATACCGATACACCGCGTCTGGACGGGCATAACCGTCTGCGCATGGACGATAGGGAACTGCGCCGGGAGACCCAGGCCAAGATCGAGAAACTCTGGCCAGCAGTGACCGCCGAAAACCTTTTCGACTTGACCGACTTCAAGGGCTACCAGGAGGACTTCCTCAAGCTGTTCGGGTTTGGGGTGGAGGGTATTGATTACAATGCGGATACCGAGCCGCAGGTAGAAGCGGAGTTCAGGGCATAA
- a CDS encoding DUF2238 domain-containing protein has protein sequence MLTLRQHGFHLSLLAVFALTWGWSAWRPLHPDDWLLENYLVFAALPVILVSTRAFPLSRVSYTLITLFMCLHVIGSHYTYAEVPFGFALQEWIGAERNMYDRLVHFSFGLLLAYPIREILVRLAGLRGFWAYFFPVDVTFALSSIYEIIEWLAASTVSPELGIAYLGSQGDIWDAQKDMLLAGLGSMVAMLVVLALNLGCNASARKQCSNRYIPADNQAPGEATPRR, from the coding sequence ATGCTCACGCTCCGCCAACACGGGTTCCACCTGTCTTTACTGGCTGTTTTTGCCCTCACCTGGGGCTGGTCCGCCTGGCGGCCCCTGCATCCGGACGACTGGCTGCTGGAAAATTACCTGGTGTTCGCTGCGCTGCCGGTGATTTTGGTCAGCACACGTGCTTTTCCGCTCTCCAGGGTGTCCTATACGCTGATTACCCTGTTTATGTGCCTGCATGTGATCGGCTCCCACTATACCTACGCGGAAGTGCCCTTCGGCTTTGCCCTGCAGGAATGGATCGGAGCCGAACGCAATATGTACGATCGACTGGTACATTTCAGTTTTGGACTGTTACTGGCCTATCCGATACGGGAGATACTGGTGCGTCTGGCGGGCCTGCGCGGATTTTGGGCTTACTTCTTTCCAGTAGACGTGACCTTCGCCCTGTCTTCCATCTATGAAATCATCGAATGGCTGGCAGCCAGCACAGTCTCACCGGAACTGGGCATAGCTTACCTCGGCTCCCAGGGAGATATCTGGGATGCACAAAAAGATATGCTGCTGGCCGGACTGGGCTCCATGGTTGCGATGCTGGTGGTTCTGGCCCTGAACCTGGGGTGCAATGCCAGTGCCAGGAAACAGTGCAGCAACCGGTATATACCGGCGGACAACCAGGCCCCGGGCGAGGCAACACCGCGGCGATGA
- a CDS encoding Lrp/AsnC family transcriptional regulator, which translates to MGLSKQDRQILEWLQRDATLSVGEVAERVGLSKSACWRRIHRMEADGVIAERVTLLNQQKLNLPLTVYISIRTNQHNDQWATRFGELVQGIAEILEVHRMSGDLDYLLKAVVTDMPGYDRLYKELIKADLFDVSSSFVMETMKQTTRLPLKHAMGK; encoded by the coding sequence ATGGGATTAAGTAAACAGGACCGACAGATTCTGGAGTGGCTGCAGCGGGATGCGACCCTTTCTGTGGGGGAGGTCGCCGAGCGGGTAGGGTTGTCCAAGTCCGCCTGCTGGCGACGTATTCACCGGATGGAGGCGGACGGCGTCATTGCGGAGCGGGTGACGCTTCTGAACCAGCAAAAGTTAAACCTGCCGCTGACGGTATACATCTCTATCCGTACCAACCAGCACAATGATCAATGGGCGACGCGGTTTGGTGAATTGGTGCAGGGGATTGCGGAGATTCTGGAGGTCCACCGCATGAGTGGGGATCTGGACTACCTGCTAAAGGCGGTAGTCACCGATATGCCCGGCTATGACCGTCTGTACAAGGAACTGATCAAGGCCGACCTGTTTGATGTCAGTTCCAGTTTTGTGATGGAAACCATGAAGCAGACAACCCGCCTGCCACTGAAACATGCGATGGGCAAATGA
- a CDS encoding aminotransferase class V-fold PLP-dependent enzyme yields MTTLINHIRNSVIGDMQPIDTPFGPKPLIYADYTASGRSLTFIEDAIRQWVLPYYANTHSETSYTGAQTTALREEAREEIRRTINAGSEHKIIFCGSGATAAINKLIDILNLRLPADLNRRHGLQDSIPAKRRPVIFIGPYEHHSNELPWRESIAKLVSIPLNNTGTLDLDALERQLQAHAGHSLKIGSFSAASNVTGIVTDVEAVTRLLHQYGALSFWDYAAAAPYLAIDMCGRQDAQGNSGKDAVFISPHKFVGGPGTPGILVVHKRLLQNAVPATPGGGTVLYVTPEDHRYLTDPERREEGGTPAIIESIRAGMVFKLQRAVGIDEITRREKALVDRALAHWSREENIEILGNPDVPRLSIVSLRIKWRGGDLHYGFVVALLNDLFGIQARGGCSCAGPYGHTLLGIDMAYSRALEEQILKGQKLMRPGWVRLNFNYFISEEVFTYLLEAVSLVAQHGWKLLPYYCYDEAQGVWRYQGKKPLSTSCLAQQDFSDLATVPIETKPPLCALEKYLALAERELCRKHRKGEHYDLSLPEDAEKLRWFVSPAEAALVL; encoded by the coding sequence ATGACGACGCTGATTAATCACATCCGCAATTCGGTGATCGGTGATATGCAACCGATCGATACCCCTTTTGGCCCGAAGCCACTGATCTATGCGGACTACACCGCTTCCGGGCGATCCCTGACTTTTATTGAGGACGCGATTCGCCAGTGGGTATTGCCCTACTACGCCAATACTCACAGCGAGACCTCATATACAGGTGCACAGACCACCGCCCTGCGCGAAGAGGCGCGCGAGGAGATCCGGCGCACGATCAATGCCGGCTCCGAGCACAAGATCATTTTCTGTGGTTCCGGCGCCACCGCCGCAATCAACAAACTGATCGATATCCTCAATCTGCGCTTGCCTGCGGACCTGAACCGGCGGCACGGCCTGCAGGACAGTATCCCCGCGAAGCGACGGCCGGTGATCTTTATCGGCCCCTATGAGCACCACTCCAACGAATTGCCCTGGCGGGAGAGCATCGCCAAGCTGGTTTCCATTCCCCTGAACAATACCGGCACCCTGGATCTGGATGCCCTGGAGAGGCAGTTGCAGGCTCACGCCGGCCACTCTCTCAAGATCGGCAGCTTTTCTGCTGCCTCCAATGTGACAGGCATTGTGACCGATGTGGAAGCCGTGACCCGCCTGCTCCATCAATACGGTGCCCTGTCCTTTTGGGACTATGCTGCGGCCGCGCCTTATCTGGCCATCGATATGTGCGGGCGGCAGGATGCCCAGGGCAACAGCGGCAAGGACGCAGTATTTATTTCTCCCCACAAATTTGTCGGCGGGCCCGGCACCCCGGGGATACTCGTGGTGCATAAGCGGCTGCTGCAAAACGCCGTACCGGCGACACCGGGAGGGGGCACGGTACTCTACGTCACCCCTGAGGATCACCGCTACCTGACCGATCCCGAGCGCCGGGAGGAGGGAGGCACACCGGCCATCATTGAATCCATTCGCGCCGGCATGGTCTTCAAGCTGCAGCGCGCAGTGGGCATTGATGAGATTACCCGGCGTGAAAAAGCACTGGTAGATCGGGCCTTGGCGCATTGGTCCAGGGAGGAAAATATCGAGATTCTCGGCAATCCAGACGTACCGCGCCTCTCCATTGTCTCCCTGCGCATCAAATGGCGCGGTGGCGATTTGCACTACGGCTTTGTGGTGGCGCTACTCAACGATCTTTTCGGTATCCAGGCCCGCGGTGGATGTTCCTGCGCCGGTCCTTACGGCCACACATTGCTGGGTATCGATATGGCCTATAGTCGCGCGCTGGAAGAGCAGATACTCAAGGGGCAAAAGCTGATGCGCCCCGGTTGGGTACGCCTGAATTTCAACTACTTTATCAGTGAGGAGGTGTTTACCTACCTGCTGGAAGCCGTATCACTGGTGGCGCAGCACGGCTGGAAACTGCTGCCTTACTACTGCTACGATGAAGCCCAGGGCGTTTGGCGCTACCAGGGCAAAAAACCCCTTTCCACCTCCTGTCTGGCACAGCAGGACTTCAGCGACTTGGCAACAGTGCCAATAGAGACGAAACCGCCGCTGTGCGCCCTGGAAAAGTATCTGGCCCTTGCCGAGCGGGAACTGTGTCGCAAGCATCGCAAAGGGGAACACTACGATTTGTCACTTCCTGAAGACGCGGAAAAACTGCGCTGGTTTGTGAGCCCCGCGGAAGCCGCGCTAGTACTGTAA
- a CDS encoding universal stress protein — protein MAVSSSEKNNKTTCNGGTPPLVLSCIDGSHYTGAVCDYSAWLARNLQAPLKLLHNIERSNVPAVTDFTGSIGLGSQEELLEELTALEQERAQLLVKQGKLMLQAARKRVEEAGIEQVMTCQRHDSLVESVVDLEDGIRVLVLGIRGEEHGDSEQGLGAQLETVVRSLHKPILVVNREFQPPHRVMLAYDGSEAARKALSLVAGSALFHSLSLHLVNVGPAETAEVLLAEASAHLDERGLAVSASHLQGNTVEALIAYQMEYQIDLTVMGAFSHNRLRDLLMGSITAKMLLNTRQPLLLLR, from the coding sequence ATGGCCGTTAGCAGCAGTGAGAAGAACAATAAGACAACCTGTAATGGTGGCACCCCGCCGTTGGTGCTCTCCTGTATCGACGGCTCCCATTACACCGGTGCGGTGTGTGATTATTCGGCCTGGCTGGCGCGGAATCTGCAGGCACCGTTGAAGCTGTTGCACAACATCGAGCGCAGCAATGTCCCTGCGGTGACGGACTTTACTGGCAGTATCGGCCTTGGCAGCCAGGAGGAGCTGTTGGAAGAGCTGACCGCGCTGGAGCAGGAGCGCGCGCAGCTGCTGGTGAAACAGGGCAAATTAATGTTGCAGGCCGCACGCAAGCGCGTCGAGGAAGCCGGGATCGAGCAGGTCATGACCTGCCAGCGCCACGACAGTCTTGTGGAGTCTGTGGTGGACCTGGAGGATGGCATCCGCGTTCTGGTGCTGGGTATTCGCGGCGAGGAGCATGGCGATTCCGAGCAGGGTCTGGGGGCGCAGTTGGAAACGGTGGTGCGCTCCCTACACAAACCGATCCTGGTGGTGAACCGGGAATTCCAACCTCCACATCGGGTGATGCTCGCTTACGATGGTAGCGAAGCGGCGCGCAAAGCGCTGTCTTTGGTCGCCGGGAGTGCGCTTTTCCACAGTCTGTCTTTGCACCTGGTGAATGTGGGGCCTGCGGAAACGGCGGAAGTGCTGTTGGCGGAGGCCAGTGCGCATCTGGACGAGAGGGGCCTGGCTGTGAGTGCCAGCCACCTGCAGGGCAATACGGTCGAGGCCCTGATCGCCTACCAGATGGAATATCAGATCGATTTGACGGTCATGGGGGCCTTTAGCCACAACCGCCTGCGCGACCTGCTGATGGGCAGTATTACCGCCAAAATGCTGCTGAACACCCGCCAGCCGCTGCTGCTGCTGCGATAG
- a CDS encoding SulP family inorganic anion transporter, producing MFPPSLFSSSRADWFGNIRRDVLAGLVVALALIPEAIAFSIIAGVDPRVGLYASFCIAVVSAFVGGRAGMISAATGAMALLMVTLVKEHGLQYLLAATLLTGVLQVIAGYLKLGSLMSFVSRAVVTGFVNALAILIFLAQMPELTGGSWEVYAMTAAGLGIIYLFPYIPVIGKAVPSPLVCILLLTAVAVIMDLDIRTVGDMGALPDTLPVFLWPAVPLNFETLQIIFPYSAGLAVVGLLESLMTATIVDELTDTPSDKNRECKGQGIANIAAGSLGGMAGCAMIGQSVINVKSGGRGRLSTLVAGIGLLALVVFLSDWVAVIPMAALVAVMIMVSVGTFNWDSVRNLKRHPLSTNLVMLATVIVVVWTHNLAYGVFVGVLLASLFFANKVSHFMYVSSRLDAVKSCRTYKVIGQVFFNSADKFSASFDFKEVVDTVVIDLSRAHFWDVSAVYALDKVVLKFRREGAQVTLVGLNEASETIVDRFGVHDKPEEIERVLGGH from the coding sequence ATGTTCCCCCCCTCGCTGTTTTCTTCCTCCCGGGCCGATTGGTTCGGCAATATCCGTCGCGATGTACTTGCGGGCCTGGTGGTGGCACTGGCACTGATTCCCGAGGCCATCGCCTTCTCCATTATTGCCGGGGTGGACCCACGGGTCGGTCTCTACGCTTCCTTCTGTATCGCTGTGGTGAGCGCCTTTGTGGGCGGGCGTGCGGGGATGATCTCTGCGGCCACCGGGGCCATGGCCCTGTTGATGGTCACTCTGGTGAAGGAGCACGGCCTGCAGTACCTGCTGGCAGCGACTTTGCTCACCGGGGTATTACAGGTCATTGCCGGTTATCTGAAGCTGGGCAGTCTGATGAGCTTTGTATCCCGTGCGGTGGTTACGGGGTTTGTGAACGCCCTGGCCATTTTGATCTTCCTGGCGCAAATGCCCGAGCTGACCGGGGGCTCATGGGAGGTCTACGCCATGACGGCTGCGGGCCTGGGTATTATCTATCTGTTTCCGTATATACCTGTGATCGGCAAGGCTGTGCCTTCACCGCTGGTATGTATCCTCTTACTGACCGCTGTTGCCGTGATCATGGACCTGGATATCCGTACCGTGGGCGATATGGGCGCGCTGCCGGATACCCTGCCAGTGTTCCTTTGGCCGGCGGTGCCGCTGAACTTCGAGACCCTGCAGATTATTTTCCCCTATTCCGCCGGTTTGGCGGTGGTGGGACTGCTGGAATCTTTGATGACAGCGACCATTGTCGATGAACTCACCGACACCCCGAGCGATAAAAACCGTGAGTGCAAGGGACAGGGCATCGCCAATATTGCTGCGGGCAGTCTGGGTGGGATGGCCGGCTGTGCGATGATCGGGCAATCGGTGATCAACGTGAAGTCCGGCGGCCGCGGCCGCCTCTCTACTCTGGTGGCGGGGATCGGCCTGTTGGCACTGGTGGTCTTTCTCAGCGACTGGGTGGCGGTGATTCCCATGGCGGCGCTGGTTGCGGTAATGATCATGGTGTCTGTCGGTACGTTTAACTGGGACTCCGTCCGCAACCTGAAGCGCCACCCCCTGTCCACCAACCTGGTGATGCTGGCGACAGTGATTGTGGTAGTGTGGACCCACAACCTGGCCTATGGTGTATTTGTCGGCGTGCTGCTGGCATCTTTGTTCTTCGCCAACAAGGTCAGCCATTTTATGTATGTCAGCAGCAGGCTCGATGCGGTGAAAAGCTGTCGCACCTATAAGGTCATAGGGCAGGTGTTTTTCAATTCCGCAGACAAATTCAGTGCATCCTTTGATTTCAAAGAAGTGGTGGATACGGTGGTGATCGATCTGAGCCGGGCGCATTTCTGGGATGTTTCCGCCGTGTATGCGCTGGACAAGGTGGTACTGAAGTTCCGTCGCGAGGGCGCACAAGTGACGCTGGTGGGTTTGAATGAAGCCAGTGAAACCATTGTCGACCGGTTCGGCGTACACGATAAACCCGAGGAAATTGAACGGGTTCTTGGAGGACATTGA
- a CDS encoding efflux RND transporter periplasmic adaptor subunit — MIRDTSRQDTKIETAPFWKNPKTYRASTLLGLTAAFLAWGIGAWHSSGSVDNTLSLSQINIAQVERGDLIRDLVVQGKVVAANSPTLYSPAQGIVKFAVKAGDTVEAGQLLASIHSPELSNQLAQEEAQFNQLTVELQRQKIQAKRQRMENRQKADLARVNLTAAKRELKRAELSMEKQIISLLDFEKSKDDMARAQLEYEQAVQNAELEKESLNFDTQTLHLQVSQQKLQVEELQRRVRELSILSPVSGTIGSLAVPQRSAVAANTPLITVVDLTSFELEAAVPENYADDLGLNMAVAINLSGKELPGEITAISPEVINNQVIARVRFTQGQPGNLRQNLRLTARILLENRNGVLLVKRGGFLDQSGGRHVFRLNNQQQAERVSIQVGALGLKQVEIVSGLQEGDQIIISAAEELENARLVALKD; from the coding sequence ATGATCAGAGACACTTCCAGGCAAGATACAAAAATCGAAACCGCACCGTTTTGGAAAAACCCGAAAACCTATCGAGCTTCCACCCTGCTCGGTCTCACCGCAGCGTTTCTGGCCTGGGGTATTGGCGCCTGGCACAGCTCTGGCTCGGTGGATAACACCCTGTCCCTGTCACAGATCAATATTGCCCAGGTAGAGCGCGGCGACCTGATTCGCGACCTGGTCGTCCAGGGCAAAGTGGTCGCCGCCAACAGCCCCACCCTGTACAGCCCGGCCCAGGGCATTGTGAAGTTCGCGGTAAAAGCAGGGGACACCGTGGAGGCAGGCCAACTCCTCGCCTCGATTCACAGTCCGGAACTCTCCAACCAACTGGCCCAGGAGGAAGCGCAGTTCAACCAGCTCACTGTGGAGTTACAGCGGCAAAAGATCCAGGCCAAACGCCAGCGGATGGAAAACCGGCAAAAGGCAGATCTCGCCAGGGTCAACCTCACCGCTGCCAAGCGGGAATTAAAACGCGCTGAGCTTTCCATGGAAAAGCAGATTATTTCCCTGCTCGATTTTGAAAAAAGCAAGGATGATATGGCCCGTGCTCAGTTGGAATATGAGCAGGCCGTACAAAATGCCGAATTGGAAAAAGAATCCCTGAATTTTGATACCCAGACACTCCACTTGCAGGTCTCTCAGCAGAAGTTACAGGTAGAAGAATTGCAACGCCGCGTGCGTGAATTGAGCATCCTCTCACCCGTGAGCGGCACCATCGGCAGCCTGGCCGTGCCACAACGCAGTGCGGTTGCGGCCAATACTCCCTTGATCACAGTGGTGGATCTCACCAGTTTCGAACTGGAAGCCGCAGTCCCTGAAAACTATGCCGATGACCTTGGCCTGAATATGGCAGTCGCCATCAATCTCAGCGGCAAGGAATTACCCGGCGAGATTACCGCCATCTCACCCGAAGTCATCAATAACCAGGTCATCGCAAGGGTGCGTTTTACCCAAGGACAACCCGGGAACCTGCGTCAGAACCTGCGCCTCACCGCCCGTATCCTGCTGGAAAACCGCAACGGCGTATTGCTGGTAAAACGGGGAGGATTTCTCGACCAAAGTGGTGGCCGCCATGTCTTCCGCCTGAATAATCAGCAACAGGCGGAGCGGGTATCCATCCAGGTCGGTGCCCTGGGATTGAAACAAGTGGAGATTGTGTCCGGACTGCAGGAAGGGGATCAAATCATTATCTCCGCCGCCGAGGAACTGGAAAACGCACGACTGGTTGCCTTGAAGGACTAA
- a CDS encoding ABC transporter ATP-binding protein, with translation MLKMHNIRKSFRTDTIETHALRDFSLQVKEGEFVSVTGPSGSGKTTFLNIAGLLETPTGGQYLLDGEDVSNLNDRQRSRLRNEKIGFIFQGFNLIPDLNLFDNIDVPLRYRGFTAKERRKRIEKVLEQVGLSARARHLPAQLSGGQQQRIAIARALAGEPRFLLADEPTGNLDSLMARQVMELLEFINEWGTTIVMVTHDPDLARRAHRNIQIVDGQVCDLRPITLQSDAVSA, from the coding sequence ATGCTCAAAATGCATAACATCCGCAAAAGTTTCCGCACCGATACCATTGAAACCCACGCATTGCGAGACTTCAGCCTGCAAGTCAAAGAAGGGGAGTTTGTGTCCGTAACCGGTCCCAGTGGCTCCGGCAAGACCACCTTCCTGAATATCGCCGGACTGCTGGAAACCCCCACGGGTGGCCAATACCTGCTGGATGGCGAGGATGTGAGCAACCTCAATGATCGCCAGCGCTCGCGCCTGCGCAATGAAAAAATCGGCTTTATTTTCCAGGGTTTCAACCTGATTCCCGATCTGAATTTGTTCGACAATATCGATGTGCCGCTGCGCTACCGCGGATTTACTGCCAAAGAGCGCCGCAAGCGTATTGAAAAAGTACTGGAGCAGGTGGGCCTGTCTGCCCGCGCCAGACACCTGCCGGCGCAGCTCTCCGGCGGACAGCAGCAGCGTATCGCCATCGCCCGCGCCCTGGCCGGCGAGCCGCGCTTTCTACTCGCGGATGAGCCCACCGGCAACCTCGACTCCCTGATGGCGCGCCAGGTGATGGAACTGCTGGAATTTATCAACGAATGGGGCACCACCATCGTCATGGTCACCCACGACCCGGATCTGGCCCGTCGCGCCCACCGAAATATCCAGATTGTGGATGGACAGGTCTGCGATCTGCGCCCGATCACCCTGCAATCCGATGCCGTCAGTGCTTAG
- a CDS encoding ABC transporter permease, whose translation MIVYYLSLALRSLRSTPILSCLMVAAIAIGVGASMTVLTLNYMMSRNALKHKNDVLYAVQLDSWDPNEAFDSANEIPWQLTYRDAQALLRSDIPTRQVAMHRFGFTVELEDSQLRPFVAQARVSTRDFFTLFDTPFLYGGTWDSAADQSPAQLVVLSKATNDKLFAGENSVGRSITLNGEPFTVVGVIDHWNPAPKVYDLNNSPFANTEALFVPFGLHRRFEIDTWGNDNGWASGPRSEGYEGFLQSESVWIQYWVELRNREQKQQYETFLTAYIQGEKAQGRFQRPLKFALSRPSEWLRLNKVLRDDNRVLGWVSLAFLLVCVINGVALLLAKFLRKAPEAGVRRALGASRSALFIQHLIESAAIGVIGGIAGILVALVGIRASRHLAMGWIDTVASMDWLMMLAAIGLALFASLLAGFYPAWRISHTNPAIYLKTQ comes from the coding sequence ATGATTGTCTATTATCTTTCCCTGGCGCTGCGCAGCCTGCGCAGCACGCCGATTTTGAGCTGCCTGATGGTTGCCGCCATCGCCATCGGCGTAGGCGCCTCGATGACCGTGCTCACCCTCAACTATATGATGTCGCGAAATGCTCTGAAGCATAAAAACGATGTCCTTTACGCGGTGCAGCTGGACAGCTGGGACCCCAACGAAGCTTTTGACAGTGCCAATGAAATACCCTGGCAGCTGACCTACCGGGATGCCCAGGCACTGCTGCGCTCGGATATTCCCACCCGTCAGGTCGCCATGCACCGTTTCGGTTTTACTGTTGAATTGGAGGACTCGCAACTGCGCCCCTTTGTGGCCCAGGCACGGGTGAGCACACGGGATTTCTTCACCCTCTTCGATACCCCCTTTCTGTATGGCGGCACCTGGGACAGCGCGGCGGACCAGTCGCCTGCGCAGTTGGTGGTGCTGTCGAAAGCCACCAATGACAAACTCTTTGCCGGGGAAAACAGTGTGGGTAGAAGCATTACCCTGAATGGCGAACCCTTTACCGTGGTGGGGGTGATCGACCACTGGAACCCCGCTCCCAAGGTCTACGACCTCAACAACAGTCCCTTTGCGAATACGGAAGCCCTGTTTGTGCCTTTCGGTTTGCACCGACGGTTTGAAATAGACACCTGGGGCAATGACAACGGGTGGGCCAGTGGTCCCAGATCAGAGGGCTATGAGGGCTTTCTGCAAAGCGAATCCGTGTGGATTCAATACTGGGTGGAACTGCGTAATCGAGAGCAAAAACAGCAATACGAGACATTCCTCACCGCCTATATCCAGGGTGAAAAAGCGCAGGGGCGCTTTCAGCGGCCACTGAAATTCGCCTTGAGCAGGCCCTCCGAATGGCTGCGGCTCAACAAAGTTCTCAGAGACGACAACCGCGTGTTGGGGTGGGTCTCCCTGGCCTTTCTGTTGGTGTGCGTCATCAATGGGGTGGCCCTGCTGCTGGCCAAGTTCCTGCGCAAGGCCCCCGAAGCGGGTGTGCGCCGTGCCCTGGGGGCGAGCCGCAGCGCCCTGTTTATCCAGCACCTGATCGAGAGTGCCGCAATCGGAGTCATAGGCGGTATTGCCGGTATCCTTGTCGCTTTGGTCGGTATCCGCGCCAGTCGTCATCTGGCGATGGGATGGATCGACACCGTGGCTTCCATGGACTGGCTGATGATGCTCGCCGCTATTGGACTGGCATTATTCGCCAGCCTGCTCGCTGGTTTCTACCCGGCCTGGCGCATCAGCCACACCAATCCCGCCATTTACCTGAAAACCCAGTGA